Proteins from a single region of Rhizobium leguminosarum bv. trifolii WSM1325:
- a CDS encoding conserved hypothetical protein (KEGG: hypothetical protein) — translation MIRKLLVFSVASTFLAGAAVTLLPPLAFAAEGGAGFYLLGSKGPAAAITPPPGVFFSNDIYLYTGDLGGGKVLPTGGRLAVGVEGKAVIEVPTVLWILPEDVAGGHLGLSLTVPVGWKNTDADVTLAGPRGGTASGSISDPIFTVGDPVLGALLGWEAGNFHWQTALLVNVPIGDYQDGEISNIAFHHWGADISAGVTWLDPAIGLDLSAVVGMTFNAENPATDYRTGNEFHVEWSAVQHFNEQFDAGLVGYYYDQVSGDSGAGASSDFKGRVAAIGATIGWTFKAGEVPISTRIKYFHEFAAENRAEGDAVYLTVSMPLSITKPMNIAAQ, via the coding sequence ATGATACGCAAGCTGCTTGTCTTCTCAGTCGCCTCCACCTTTCTCGCAGGCGCAGCTGTGACGCTGCTGCCTCCGCTCGCCTTCGCCGCCGAGGGCGGAGCGGGTTTTTATCTTCTCGGATCGAAGGGCCCTGCCGCGGCCATCACGCCGCCGCCGGGCGTTTTCTTCTCGAACGATATCTACCTCTATACGGGAGATCTCGGCGGCGGAAAAGTCCTACCGACCGGCGGACGTCTGGCCGTCGGCGTGGAGGGCAAGGCAGTCATCGAGGTGCCTACCGTGCTCTGGATTCTTCCGGAAGATGTTGCGGGAGGTCACCTTGGGCTGTCGCTGACCGTCCCTGTCGGCTGGAAGAACACGGACGCCGATGTGACATTGGCGGGACCGCGAGGTGGGACAGCGTCCGGATCGATCTCCGATCCGATCTTCACCGTTGGCGATCCTGTGCTTGGCGCCCTGCTGGGCTGGGAGGCCGGCAACTTCCATTGGCAGACCGCCCTTCTGGTCAACGTTCCGATCGGTGACTATCAAGACGGCGAGATATCGAACATAGCCTTCCACCATTGGGGCGCGGACATTTCGGCCGGCGTGACCTGGCTCGATCCGGCAATCGGGCTTGACCTGTCGGCGGTGGTCGGCATGACGTTCAATGCCGAGAACCCTGCCACCGACTACCGCACGGGCAACGAGTTCCATGTCGAATGGTCAGCCGTCCAGCACTTCAACGAGCAGTTCGACGCCGGTCTCGTTGGGTACTATTACGATCAGGTGAGCGGCGACAGCGGCGCCGGCGCGTCCAGCGATTTCAAGGGGCGCGTCGCGGCCATCGGCGCGACCATCGGCTGGACGTTCAAAGCGGGCGAAGTGCCGATTTCGACCCGCATCAAGTATTTCCACGAGTTCGCCGCCGAAAACCGTGCCGAGGGAGACGCCGTCTATCTGACGGTCTCGATGCCCTTGTCGATCACCAAGCCGATGAACATAGCGGCGCAATAG
- a CDS encoding conserved hypothetical protein (KEGG: hypothetical protein) encodes MSSGAQAVCESEARSEAERLLADPRLHVSDRHRAFLRYIVDAVFEGRGDAVKAYSIAIDVFNRPASFDPSSDPIVRIEATRLRETLAKYYEQLGDEPGARLDIPRGRYVPVFVERGQPPCPGEDVSDVEEDIVPAAEDRTPSSGSAVKRKGHIAIALASFAAIAMAGGYAVFRAAMPAPLDTQKPFVSLSLNAAQKDTVAGEAVIEDLAVSLARFGTVRLKSDAMTRPGVEPAEQTTYDVRMRYGEDATSVSLWWQLSDAATGEAVWTDQDRRQKGTGTRDDAMRALVYGVSRRIAGPVGVVNTMELRRNLPASTTGNICVLRGEFAAEQRRLAALKAARPCLEATIAADPADADAMATLARVFMWTGRTTGDDSYFGRGLELANRAATVSPVSTRAALAQLATQYQVGQNDASIAAGRRGVALNPENADLLAKLSMALFLSGHWEEGSRLAKEATDLVGQTIRDANFVMILDAYRQGHYAEAVLLARQVPAADTPTTVLKLAAIARLGDRPVTEQEIAAARLQHPDLDRTVAAMFSGARFDSSLKAALRTGILAAGLKSPELASNGSM; translated from the coding sequence ATGAGCAGCGGGGCACAGGCGGTCTGTGAGAGCGAGGCAAGGTCGGAGGCGGAGCGACTTCTGGCCGACCCGCGGCTTCATGTCTCCGATCGCCATAGAGCGTTTCTCAGATACATCGTCGACGCCGTTTTCGAAGGTCGCGGCGACGCGGTGAAGGCCTATTCCATCGCGATCGACGTCTTCAACCGGCCTGCGTCGTTCGATCCCTCGTCCGATCCGATCGTGCGCATAGAGGCGACGCGTCTTCGTGAGACCTTGGCGAAATATTACGAGCAGCTCGGCGACGAGCCTGGAGCGCGCCTGGACATTCCCCGCGGACGATATGTTCCTGTCTTCGTCGAGCGAGGGCAACCGCCATGCCCCGGCGAAGATGTTTCCGATGTCGAAGAGGACATCGTCCCGGCAGCCGAAGACCGGACGCCTTCGTCAGGGTCCGCCGTCAAGCGCAAAGGTCACATTGCGATCGCGCTGGCGAGCTTCGCCGCCATTGCCATGGCCGGAGGCTACGCTGTCTTCCGCGCCGCCATGCCCGCGCCTTTGGATACGCAAAAGCCATTCGTTTCATTATCGCTGAATGCGGCGCAGAAGGATACGGTGGCCGGAGAGGCGGTCATCGAAGATCTGGCCGTGTCGCTTGCGCGGTTCGGCACCGTCCGCCTCAAATCCGATGCAATGACGAGGCCCGGCGTCGAGCCGGCCGAGCAGACGACGTACGACGTCAGGATGCGCTACGGTGAGGATGCGACATCCGTCTCCTTGTGGTGGCAGCTTTCCGACGCGGCCACGGGAGAGGCGGTCTGGACCGACCAGGATCGACGCCAAAAAGGAACCGGGACGCGAGATGACGCGATGCGCGCGCTGGTCTACGGCGTCTCCCGCAGGATCGCGGGACCTGTCGGCGTCGTCAACACCATGGAACTGCGGCGCAATCTGCCGGCATCCACGACCGGCAACATCTGCGTGCTGAGGGGCGAATTTGCCGCCGAACAGCGCCGCCTGGCCGCTCTGAAAGCGGCCCGTCCCTGCCTGGAAGCAACGATCGCCGCGGATCCCGCTGACGCCGACGCGATGGCGACACTTGCACGCGTCTTCATGTGGACCGGCCGCACGACCGGCGACGACAGCTATTTCGGCCGCGGTCTCGAACTCGCGAACCGGGCTGCAACGGTCTCGCCCGTCTCCACCAGGGCAGCGCTTGCCCAGTTGGCGACGCAATACCAGGTCGGCCAGAACGACGCCTCCATCGCAGCCGGCCGGCGCGGTGTCGCCCTGAACCCGGAAAATGCAGACCTCCTGGCAAAGCTCTCGATGGCCCTCTTCCTGAGCGGGCACTGGGAAGAGGGTAGCCGCCTTGCGAAAGAGGCGACCGACCTCGTCGGCCAGACGATACGTGACGCGAATTTCGTCATGATCCTCGACGCCTACCGCCAGGGGCACTACGCCGAAGCGGTTTTACTTGCCCGGCAGGTCCCGGCAGCCGATACGCCGACGACCGTGTTGAAGCTGGCCGCCATCGCTCGCCTCGGTGACCGGCCGGTGACGGAGCAGGAGATAGCCGCAGCCCGTCTGCAGCATCCCGATCTCGACCGGACAGTCGCAGCCATGTTCTCCGGAGCGCGTTTTGACAGCAGTCTCAAAGCTGCCCTTCGAACAGGCATTCTGGCAGCGGGCTTAAAATCGCCGGAACTCGCCAGCAACGGGTCGATGTAA
- a CDS encoding protein of unknown function DUF1214 (PFAM: protein of unknown function DUF1214; protein of unknown function DUF1254~KEGG: smd:Smed_5642 protein of unknown function DUF1214) → MINKTVVAALAITLAAGLPVFAQDAPKPPEMTAQQAKEEVAYAIGLQACLWGFPLRFNALAGAEGVKAGGVAVNDIHKFTALKTAKDRFIVTPNNVTIDGYGLIELREPVVIVVPPLAEPRWYIVQIGDMFDEVAHNVAGTRGPEPGVYLVTGPDFEGKVPGDMKQVEIRTKRAVVGLRVLVRGEADLPKALEAQKGFRLIPLSAYLRDGLAYKPPVEKPDAFVPHSSETGALGYFDELGQAMMAFLSASADSDDELVASFRQIGLSVGAGFQPALIDEPVKRGLERAAASGSAIIDSKWAAAGNTVDGWKYTFAGGRAGYDPALRAALAKYELGAQLSDQVIYPNTSVDDTGEKLTGNRKYVLQFPAGGQPPVSVFWNMAMYAPDMLFVDNDFGRYSIGSTTDGLKPEADGSLTILIQNEKPAETANWLPAPKGEFNLTLRMYGPKTDVLDGTYHIPAVRQAK, encoded by the coding sequence ATGATCAATAAGACAGTTGTTGCAGCCCTGGCGATAACGCTTGCCGCAGGTTTGCCGGTCTTCGCCCAGGACGCCCCGAAGCCGCCGGAGATGACCGCGCAGCAGGCGAAGGAGGAGGTCGCCTACGCCATTGGTCTCCAGGCATGTCTTTGGGGCTTCCCACTGAGATTCAACGCCCTCGCAGGGGCTGAAGGCGTGAAGGCCGGTGGCGTAGCGGTAAACGACATCCACAAGTTCACCGCCCTGAAGACCGCCAAGGACCGCTTTATCGTCACGCCCAACAACGTGACGATCGATGGTTACGGTCTGATCGAACTCCGCGAGCCGGTCGTGATCGTCGTGCCGCCACTGGCGGAACCCCGCTGGTACATCGTCCAGATCGGCGACATGTTCGACGAGGTCGCCCATAACGTCGCTGGAACGCGTGGACCCGAGCCGGGCGTCTATCTCGTCACGGGACCGGATTTTGAGGGCAAGGTGCCTGGCGACATGAAGCAGGTCGAAATCCGCACGAAGCGGGCCGTCGTCGGCCTTCGGGTTCTCGTCCGCGGCGAAGCCGACCTTCCGAAAGCGCTGGAAGCGCAGAAGGGTTTCCGGCTCATTCCTCTTTCGGCCTATCTCCGTGATGGCCTTGCCTACAAGCCGCCAGTGGAAAAGCCTGATGCCTTCGTTCCCCACAGCAGCGAGACCGGCGCACTCGGCTACTTCGATGAACTCGGACAGGCGATGATGGCCTTCTTGTCCGCCTCGGCCGACTCCGACGACGAACTGGTCGCCTCGTTCCGTCAGATCGGCCTCAGCGTCGGCGCCGGATTTCAGCCTGCCCTGATCGATGAACCGGTGAAGCGGGGCCTGGAGCGCGCCGCCGCCAGCGGAAGCGCCATCATCGACAGCAAGTGGGCTGCGGCCGGCAACACCGTCGACGGCTGGAAGTACACCTTCGCCGGGGGCCGCGCGGGTTACGACCCCGCTCTGCGGGCGGCTCTAGCGAAATACGAACTCGGGGCGCAGTTGTCCGACCAGGTCATCTATCCGAACACGTCAGTCGATGACACGGGAGAGAAGCTGACAGGCAACCGCAAATACGTCCTGCAGTTCCCTGCTGGCGGGCAGCCTCCGGTGTCGGTGTTCTGGAACATGGCGATGTACGCTCCCGACATGCTCTTCGTCGACAACGACTTCGGTCGCTACAGCATCGGAAGCACCACGGATGGTCTAAAGCCGGAGGCCGACGGGTCGTTGACCATTCTCATCCAGAACGAGAAGCCCGCCGAGACGGCCAACTGGCTTCCCGCGCCAAAAGGCGAATTCAACCTGACCCTCAGGATGTACGGCCCCAAGACCGACGTGCTTGACGGGACGTATCACATTCCGGCTGTCAGGCAGGCGAAATGA
- a CDS encoding protein of unknown function DUF6 transmembrane (PFAM: protein of unknown function DUF6 transmembrane~KEGG: ret:RHE_PF00245 multidrug ABC transporter permease) has protein sequence MTPKTGVANAGNLIMTGVLLMLLGDLLFALNDAMGKWLVASFAVGQVLVIRSVGAFIVLGPMILRQGPLALFRVEQKGLQFIRVFMATCDVALFYAAVAYLPLADVMTFYMAGPIYIAALSHFFLGEKIGWRRWLAVLIGFAGVVIALRPSTAMLSLPSLFGLAGSLAFALSLVMSRYLRSTSDTTLVTWQTIAALVTGIALSISHWQPATLIDWSGMLLLGIVATCAHLLITRSLKLAPASLLAPLQYTLLLWAIILGYLFFNDVPDTQIIVGAAIIVVAGLFIFHRKNLKETVPTEAVPPDGH, from the coding sequence ATGACACCCAAGACTGGCGTAGCCAATGCCGGAAACCTGATCATGACTGGCGTCCTACTGATGCTGCTCGGCGATCTGCTTTTTGCGCTGAACGATGCAATGGGCAAGTGGCTGGTCGCGAGCTTTGCCGTCGGCCAGGTGCTGGTGATCCGCTCGGTCGGCGCCTTCATCGTGCTCGGGCCAATGATCCTGCGGCAAGGGCCGCTGGCCTTGTTCCGCGTGGAGCAGAAGGGCCTGCAGTTCATCCGTGTTTTCATGGCGACCTGCGATGTCGCCCTATTCTACGCTGCCGTCGCCTATCTGCCGCTCGCAGACGTCATGACCTTCTATATGGCTGGGCCGATCTACATTGCGGCGCTCTCGCATTTCTTTCTCGGAGAGAAGATCGGCTGGCGCCGGTGGCTCGCCGTTCTGATCGGCTTTGCCGGCGTCGTCATCGCGCTACGTCCGTCCACGGCGATGCTGTCGCTTCCATCGCTCTTCGGCCTTGCCGGCAGCCTTGCCTTTGCGCTGTCGCTGGTGATGAGCCGTTATCTGCGCTCGACCAGCGACACGACGCTGGTAACATGGCAAACGATCGCCGCGCTCGTCACCGGCATCGCCTTGAGCATCAGTCACTGGCAGCCGGCAACGCTCATCGATTGGTCCGGCATGCTGCTGCTCGGCATCGTTGCCACCTGCGCGCATCTACTTATCACCCGCTCGCTAAAGCTCGCACCAGCATCGCTGCTCGCGCCGCTGCAATATACGCTGCTGCTCTGGGCGATCATCCTCGGCTACCTGTTCTTCAACGATGTTCCCGATACGCAGATCATCGTCGGGGCCGCAATCATCGTCGTTGCGGGGCTCTTCATCTTCCACCGGAAGAATTTGAAAGAGACGGTTCCGACCGAAGCCGTCCCGCCCGACGGCCATTGA
- a CDS encoding transcriptional regulator, LysR family (PFAM: LysR substrate-binding; regulatory protein LysR~KEGG: atu:Atu0672 LysR family transcriptional regulator) — translation MTFEQLSIFVAVAEREHLTKAAFAIGLTPSAVSSAIRNLETSYGVELFHRVGRRIELTYEGRVFLGEARATLARAKAAALVLSDLGGLQKGELVVFASQTIASYWLPAMLMRFKIRYPGIDLKLMIGNTTTAAKAVLDGLAEVGFVEGSVDEPALHVQPLAEDELLVVVGPRHPWARGKPIAPAELVSGTKWVMREKGSGTRSAFEAAISNLGIVPGDLAVALQLPSNEAVISAAREGLCATVVSGTVAAPLLTQGLLVKARFPLPSRQFAILRHNQRHSSRASLALETICREDKAAEVQNWDDWAL, via the coding sequence ATGACATTTGAACAGCTTTCCATTTTTGTCGCGGTTGCGGAACGTGAGCATCTGACCAAGGCCGCCTTTGCGATCGGGCTTACGCCATCGGCCGTCAGCTCGGCTATCCGCAATCTCGAGACCTCCTATGGTGTCGAGCTTTTCCATCGCGTCGGACGCCGCATAGAGCTGACATATGAAGGGCGAGTGTTTCTGGGGGAGGCTAGAGCGACGCTGGCGCGCGCAAAGGCCGCAGCCCTCGTCCTGTCCGATCTCGGCGGCTTGCAAAAGGGTGAACTGGTCGTTTTTGCGAGCCAGACGATCGCAAGCTACTGGCTACCGGCGATGCTGATGCGTTTCAAGATCCGCTACCCGGGCATCGACTTGAAGCTGATGATTGGCAACACGACCACGGCAGCAAAAGCGGTTCTCGATGGATTGGCCGAAGTCGGTTTCGTCGAAGGCAGCGTTGATGAGCCGGCGCTGCATGTTCAGCCGCTTGCCGAGGACGAACTCCTTGTCGTCGTCGGTCCGCGCCATCCTTGGGCGCGAGGCAAACCAATTGCACCGGCAGAGCTGGTTTCGGGCACAAAATGGGTCATGCGGGAAAAGGGGTCCGGAACCCGATCGGCTTTCGAGGCGGCGATTTCCAATCTCGGCATAGTCCCCGGAGATCTGGCTGTCGCGCTGCAACTGCCGTCGAACGAGGCGGTCATATCGGCAGCAAGAGAGGGCCTCTGCGCGACGGTCGTCTCAGGTACCGTGGCCGCACCGCTCCTGACGCAAGGTCTGCTGGTAAAGGCGCGCTTCCCTCTGCCGTCCCGCCAATTTGCGATCCTGCGGCATAATCAAAGGCACTCCAGTCGTGCCTCGCTGGCGCTGGAAACCATTTGCCGCGAGGACAAAGCGGCCGAAGTCCAGAATTGGGATGATTGGGCGCTCTAG
- a CDS encoding conserved hypothetical protein (PFAM: conserved hypothetical protein~KEGG: atc:AGR_C_1202 hypothetical protein), whose amino-acid sequence MIVSASRSLSLPAVLPGLVLCAVVTLSAYLIEQLQMMVFGSHWIESLVLAILIGIAVRSSICLPQTFIPGIQFTAKTLLEIAVVLLGASLSTAAIRQAGLPLVGGIAVLVALSLVGSFVIGRLFGLSASLATLVACGNSICGNSAIAAAAPVIGAKPDDIAASIALTALLGIGAVLTLPLLHLLLGLSAVQYGVFAGLTAYAVPQVLAATASAGAVSTHVGTLVKLIRVMMLGPVILLLGVVHGRRAGGSAVNLRHVLPWFILGFAAMATLRSLDAIPAPLLPGVAAVSAAFTVTAMAALGLSVDVRSVAHTGGRVLAAAALSLLALGALGLCLIGLLNIA is encoded by the coding sequence ATGATCGTTTCCGCCTCACGTTCCCTGTCGCTTCCCGCCGTCTTGCCGGGGCTTGTCCTGTGTGCGGTAGTCACGCTTTCTGCGTATCTCATTGAGCAGCTGCAGATGATGGTTTTCGGCTCGCATTGGATCGAGAGCCTCGTGCTCGCCATTCTGATCGGCATTGCCGTGCGCTCCTCGATCTGCCTGCCGCAGACGTTTATTCCCGGCATCCAGTTCACCGCCAAGACACTGCTCGAGATTGCGGTCGTGTTGCTCGGCGCCTCGCTCAGCACGGCTGCCATCAGGCAGGCCGGACTGCCGCTTGTCGGCGGAATTGCCGTTCTGGTTGCTCTGTCTTTGGTCGGCAGCTTTGTTATCGGGCGGCTCTTCGGGCTGTCGGCCAGCCTGGCGACGTTGGTTGCTTGCGGCAACTCGATCTGCGGCAATTCAGCAATTGCCGCCGCAGCGCCGGTGATCGGCGCCAAACCGGACGATATCGCCGCCTCGATAGCCCTTACCGCGCTGCTCGGCATCGGGGCAGTGCTGACGCTGCCGCTTCTTCATCTGCTCTTGGGTCTAAGCGCCGTACAATATGGCGTTTTCGCAGGACTGACAGCCTATGCCGTCCCGCAGGTCTTGGCGGCCACGGCCTCTGCCGGAGCCGTCAGCACCCACGTCGGCACGCTCGTCAAACTGATCCGCGTGATGATGCTCGGGCCCGTCATCCTTCTGCTCGGTGTAGTTCATGGCCGGCGCGCTGGCGGCTCTGCAGTCAATCTGCGTCATGTTCTCCCATGGTTCATCCTCGGTTTTGCAGCCATGGCGACGCTTCGTTCCCTCGACGCGATCCCGGCGCCGCTACTGCCCGGGGTGGCGGCGGTCTCCGCCGCCTTCACCGTCACCGCCATGGCGGCTTTGGGCCTCTCCGTCGATGTCAGATCCGTCGCCCATACCGGCGGTCGTGTCCTCGCAGCGGCGGCGCTGTCGCTGTTGGCGCTGGGGGCTCTCGGGCTTTGCCTGATCGGGCTGCTGAACATCGCCTGA